In Paenibacillus durus, the DNA window TCAGGAACCAAACTGAACAGGGGTATTGTTTCAAATTTATCTAGGCCAGTAATCATGCATGCGAAAATTTCATCTTCAATCAAAATCAGTTTGTGGCGTCTGATGACCTCGGCCAGTTCTCTTTTTCTGGACAATGAAATTTTAATGGTGGTCGGATTTGCGCAGCTTGGCATTAAATAAATGCCGTTAATTTTCTTCTGTTTACACTGTAGTTCCAATAAATCAGCCCGCATACCATTGTGATCACCGGGAATAGGAACTAATTGAATGTGTAATAGTTTAGCCAGTTCAACAAAATTGGAGTAGGTATATTCATCTGTGGCAATTTTATCTCCTGGTTCGAATAAGGAAATAAGTGCAACCGTTAAAGTGTTTTGGGCACCTGAGAAAATGGCAATGTGGCTGCTGTCAACATGGACACCCATTTGTTCCAGCCAGCGGATTGCCGCAGCCAGTTGGTGGGGATGGCCAGTTGGATAGGAGTATCCATAAAGACTGTTTAGGTAACCTTTTTCTACGACTGATTTTGTTGCCTGCGCCACCAGTTCATTGTATTGTTCAAAACCGCTTACCATGCCCATTTCAATACAACTAGGAGAAAGGTCAGCACCGGTAATGGTTATGGATTCATTTACGTGAGGGGAAACAAATGTACCCCTGCCGGTTGTACCGTATATCAACCCCTTTTTTTTACAGAGATTATATGCACGGGTAATGGTCGTAAAGTTTAAGTCAAGATAATCCGCAAGTTCACGTTGTGGCGGTAGTTTGGTTCCAGGAGCCAGACTGCCATTTTTTATATCATGTTCCAACTGATCTGCTAAAGACGTAAAATAAGGTTGTTTCATAAGGGATTTATTAGGTTTCCAAGACATCGGGAAATTGTCGAATGAATTAATTGGCATAGCGTTACCTCCAACAACATTGTCGTACATACAATTGAATGATTGTATGCATAATAACATGACTATATAATGAATACAAATTTAAAATTGTATGGAGGAGGATAAACTAATGAAACAGTATGTAGTTGATGCGTTCACAGATAAAGTTTTTGGAGGCAATCCGGCAGCGGTATGCGTTATGGATGAATGGCTTCCGGAAGAACTGATGCTGAAAATCACTGCTGAAAATAATCTTTCCGAAACAGCTTTTGCAGTGAAAGAAGGAGGTGAATACCGGCTTAGATGGTTTACACCGGGCGGGGAAATTGACCTTTGCGGCCATGCAACATTGGCAACAGCGTATGTTATTGCTAACTATTATGAAAAAAATGTGGAGAGAATCACGTTTCAGACAATGAGCGGGGAGCTTGTTGTGGTGAAAAAAGATGATTTATTTGAAATGGACCTTCCGTCATATGATTTGAAAAAGGTAGACGTCACCGATGAAATGGCAGAGGCCATAGGTGTAATACCGCTAGAGGCATATATGGGAAGAGACCTGGTATGTATTCTGGAAACAGAAGAACAAGTCTGTAACGTAAATCCTGACCAAGATAAGGTAAAAAAACTGGATGGACTTTTATTGCATGTTACAGCTGAAGGAAAAGATTATAACTGTGTATCCAGATCATTTGCACCTAAATGCAGTGTACCTGAAGATCCTGTATGCGGTAGTGGACACTGTCATATCATTCCGTTCTGGGCAGACCGGTTAAATCAAAAATCAATAGTTGCTTATCAGGCATCAGCTCGTGGAGGAGTCCTATATTGTGATTATGAAGGACCACGTACGAAATTAAGCGGTAAGGCTGCTTTATATTCCATAGCAGAACTATATATTTAAATTTTAATAATGACAAAGGATTTAAACAATGAAAAAAGGAACTTTCTTATTAGTTGTAGCTACTTTTTTTTGGGCTAGGTCCACATCATTCATCCCGCCCTAGTAATGTTCTTACTTGGCAGTATTGACTATTTCTCTACTAAGCAGACATCAGGCATCCACTATAGCGACGAAGCAGTTTTATGAATACGGATTGGTTTGACATTAAAAAAGACAAAATTATTTTAGTAGGGCCAAATGAACCAGGATGAAAAATAACGGTATTACAAGCTCTTCAAAAGCTGCTCCCTCTGAAGAAGTAAAGCCTTTCGATTCACTTAGGGATTATCCAAGATCTAAATATAATGATATTACAACATATCTCCAGAAGTGTTTGGTTCTTTTCAAGTACAAATATTTAACCTGATTTCAGTATGCAAAATCTTTCCCGAATTGCTTTTCGCATAATTCCTTGTAAATGCCGTTTTTTTTCAAAAGTTCATCATGTGTCCCTTCCCCAATAATCGACCCTTCCTTTATAACAAGGATATTAGAAGCATTTTTAATGGTTGAGAGGCGATGTGCTATAACTATACTTGTTTTTTCTTTAAGTAGATAATTCATCGCTTTTTGAATATAGTATTCCGACAGTGTATCTAGAGAAGAAGTGGCCTCATCCATAATTATGATCGGTGGATTTTTCAAGAGGACTCTAGCTATAGAGATTCTTTGTTTTTCTCCCCCTGACAACTTAATTCCACGATTTCCCACCAAAGTCTCATAGCCTTCTGGCAAACTCATAATAAACTGATGAATATAAGCAGCTTCACAAGCTGTAATTATTTCCTGATCAGTAGCTTCACTTTTTGCGTATAATAGGTTTTCTTTAATCGTTCCGTTAAACAAATATGTTTCTTGAGTAACGAGTCCAATCTTTGAACGAAGTGATGGAAGATTTAATGAACAGATATCTTCATCTCCTATGTTAATACTGCCTGAATTGATTTCATATAAGCGAGGAATTAGATTAACAATTGTTGTCTTTCCTGACCCACTTGGACCAACTAATGCAGTCACTTTACCTGAATAAGCAGTAAATGAGATGTTTTTTAAAACAGGTTTATTCATTTGATATGCAAAGTTAACGTTATTAAATACGATGTCGTGAGTAGCAACATTCCAGGGAGATAATGAGATAGAAGCCGTAGTTTGAGGTTTCATGTCAAAATACTCAAAGATACGTTCAAATAAGGCCTCAGAACGAACAATGTCCACATATAAATTCGATAATTGCCCAACAGGGGCATAAAGCCTTGCCAGTAATGTTACAAAGGCAACAATAGCTCCAATAGATATTTCACCTTGAATAAATAAAAAGCCACCATATAAATAGATAAGCAAAGGACCGAAACTAGTGAAAACAGTCATAATCATTACAAACCAACGACCCGCTGTAAATTCCTTGATCTGTAACCTTGAGGTATTAAAGGATACTGTTTGGAGTGCCTCTGATTCTTTTATTTCTTGATTAAATATTTTCATCAGTTTAAATCCACTAATGCTAAGTGTCTCGTTAATAATTTGATTTTCCAAGGATAATTGTTGTTGCGTCTGTTTTGCTAATTTCAATCGAATATTCCCCACTTTTTTAGTGGGAAATACAAATAAAGGTAAGGCAAACATTCCAAGTAATGCAAGCTTCCAGTCCATAAGCATTAAAGTTATAAATGTACTCATTAATATAAGAGTATTACTAACAAAATTAACGATTGTACCATTAAATACACCTTGAATTCCCGATAAATCACTACTCATACGGGTGATTATCTCACCTTGATTAACTGTAGTAAAAAAATGATAGGGCATTTCTTGTAAATGGCGATACATTTTGTTTTTTAAATTATAAATTATATTTTGAGAAATAGAGGTGCTTAAATAACTTTGCCATACACTTAATAAGCTTGAAATTACGGTTGAAATTAATGAACACGAAACAAGTAGAACAAGTAGATTAAAGTCTTTCCCAGGGAGAGCCCGATCGATAATCTGTTGCACTATTATTGATGGTAGTACACCTAGCAAGGAGGTAATACATAAAATAATTATTGTAAACAGTGTTTGTCTCCAATAAGGTTTTATACATTCAAATATCCGCTTGAATATCGCTTTTTTAGTTCCAGTTCTACTCTCTTTATTTGTCCTTATATTCATACTGATGACTCATCCCTAAATCTTATTCAATTAAATATTTTTTGAAATTTGATCAACATTTCCAAAAAATATAGATAATATACTATGTTATTTTATAGTAAAAAATATAAAAATAAAGGAAAAATGATATTGACAAGATTCGAAGTAAAATATTACTATTGTGCATGCTTACATATACTGGATTACTGGATTCGGGGTGCATTGACTTGAAACTAAATCTTTTTACTACAAATGCATGTAATTTGAATTGTACTTATTGTTATGAAAAGAATAAAAACAGTCTCCAAATGTCAGAAGAAACTGGTATTAAGGCTATTGATCACTTTTGGAATAAAGATAAAGATGGTATTTTCAATATTAATTTTCATGGCGGAGAACCACTGCTGAAATTCGATTTGATAAAGAAAATAGTTGGCCATGTCAATGATAAATGTCAAAATGATCCCCCTAAATTTACCGTCGACTTTTCCCTGACAACGAATGGAACTTTAATATCTAAAGAGATAGGAGAGTTTTTTAAGCAGAATAACTTCAATGTTCGGCTAAGTTTGGATGGAAAACTCGAAGCGCATGACTTACATCGAAGAACCTATGGTAATAAAGGTACTTTTAACAAGGTGCTCTCTGGTGCTTTTTTGCTTAAAGAGGCCAAGGTTGATTTTACAACGAGAATGACTGTAACACCTGAGAATGTATATTATCTTGTTGAAAGTGTAGAATGGCTTCTTAATAATGACTTTTTGAAAATAAATATTGTGACAGACACTTTTTCTAATTGGAATGAAAAATTTGAATTTCTTAGACAAGCATTCTGGAAAATCAAGGAGCTATATATAGACGCCAGGAATAACAAGCAAGTCCGGATTAATTTATTTGACGGCAAATTCTCTTCTTACATACTTGATTCTCCCCCACTGTTTTGTAATGCGGGCTTTGGTAGTTTTTCAATCAGCACATCAGGATTGATTTATCCATGTGTTTATGTGGTTGATCTAGAGGAGTTTTGTATTGGTGATGTTAACACTGGAATTTCTTCACTGAGGAGAAAAGAATGCATCGAGAGTTGTCTTAAAAGAGAAGATAGCTGCGGTGATTGCAATATTCAAGGCTTTTGCCAAGCACGCAAATGTGGTTTCCTAAATTACCTAAGTAACGGGTATCTAGATCAACCCAATCCATTCCTTTGTAAACGGGAGCAACTTTTATATAGTCTGACAACTGAGGTTTTTGATAGGCTCTACCATCGAAACGATTCACAAATAAATTGGATGATAAAACGATTGAAATCATTTCCTCATTTGACAGTTAACAAAGATATTAAACAATATTTATCTTGAGAGGATTAGACATGGACCAAACAGTAAGGTATAAAGTCGCCTTGGTTGTCCCATTATTTTATGAAACGCAAGAATTTGATGATATGATCGTTGAGTATTTAGGATTTGGATACATTGCATCTTATTTGCGTAAACATGGAATAATGGTGGAAATAATTGATCCATTTGTAGAGAGTCTAAGACTTGAGGATGTAGTAATAAAACTGATAGATGGATGCTATGATTTGCTCGGATTCACGCTCATGACATCGGATCATTTTAATGGAATGAAAAACATTTTAAATCAACTTCCGGTGAACATGCTGGATCATATACATATTCTGGTTGGAGGATACTATGCTACTTTTCAAAGGGGAAAATTATTTAAAGAAGAAGCCCGGATTAACTCTTTAGTAGTCGGGGAAGGCGAGATTACCATAAGTGAATTAGTAAGTAAATTGGAAAGAAAACAGGAACTCAAAGATATAAAAGGCTTGATATATAAGGAATCAGGAAAAATTATTACTAACGAAAAGCGTCCATTTATGTCTGCTGAGGAATTAGATCGGCTTCCTTTTCCAGCGAGAGATCACATTGATATTATCATTAAGAAAAAAGGGAGAATTCAAGTCAATTCTAGTAGAGGATGTTTTGGTCAGTGCTCCTTTTGCGCGGTCCACTCTTTTTACGCGGATCAAAAGGGCAAGAAGTGGAGAGGAAGAAGTCCGGAGAATGTAGTGAAGGAAATTGAAGATTTGGTTACTACATATAATATTAAATACATACATTTTTCTGATGAAGAATTTATCGGCCCTGGTAGATGGGGGAGAGAACGAGCAAAACAAATTGCTAGGCTTCTATTGGAACGCAATTTAAACATTAGATTTAGTTTATATTGTAGAGCTGACAGCGTGGATGAAGAAACCTTTCAAGCTTTGAAAAAAGCTGGACTGAATAGCGTCTTTCTTGGAGTAGAGTTTGGCGTCCAGAGTTCACTCGATTTTTATCGAAAGGGGATTACCATACCCCAAATAAAAAATGCAATAACTATTCTAGACAGATTAAAGATACGAATTAATGTGGGCTATATGATGTTTGAACCTATGATTAATTTGGAGTCATTTAGAGAGAATCTTTATTTTTGTGTCAAATACACAAAATTTACATTAAAAAGAGCTATTAGTCGTATGGCCATTTATCCTAACTCAGATGCTTATGTAAAGTTACTTCCCAAAATCAAAATGGATGAACAGTTATCATTTGATAACATGTATGGTGATTATTATAATTACCAATTTGTTGATAGAAGAGTCGATTTTTTATATAAGCTGCTTAATAAAAGCTTAATCGTCATATCTCCATCAAAAAAATATTTGAAAATAAAAAGAGAAACCATGCCCGAGGATAAAGATAATTTATTAGCGAATTGGACATATGAACTTTACCGATTGATTGATTCGTTAGCTGTGCGACTACTAGCAGAAACCGATTTCTCTAATGAAAGTTTAACTGTATATATTCAGGCATTTAAAGAGGAACTATTAGCCTGGGATTCTGACGAAAAAGTAAGTTGTCTTAATAAAGAACATTTGAATTAGCAGATCGAATTGTGATGATTATGTAAAGGAGGTGAATTTAATGGAGAACGAAATCCAAAAGAACTCGTCTGCAGAAACGGAAGAAGAGTTTGAAGTTGAAGGTTATTACTCATGTTCTTCAGCTGCTGCAATGTGTTATCATGATTGCCTTTTCTCTTCGCCAATGATGTCTGAGTCTGACTAATTGTCAAAAATGTTAAAAGTGCCGTTCTGATCTATTTAAGAGAAGAGCGGTATCTTTATTTAGTTGATCTAAAAAACCTAACTCGTTGAATATTACCCACTGTATTCCCGCTATTTCCGCTATTCCTAATCCCCTTTAAAAACTTATTAGTTTGGATATACGCCTTGAGAGGTTAGATAATGAATAAAATTAAAGTTGCTATAATCGATAGCGGAATTGATATGAATCATCCTTGTTTGTCTTATAGAGAGGTAACTGGAATAAAACTTATTGAAGAGGATGGAAATATACTTTTTAAAAATTGCATTATTGATTCACATGGACATGGAACTGCTGTTGCTGGAATTATTTTTGAAAAATGTTCTGAAGTAGATTTGTTAAGTATTGGCATTTTGGATGGAGATCTCAAATGCAAATTTACCTATCTTAAAGCAGCTTTGCAATTTGCTATTAACGCAGATGTGCAGATTATTAATTTAAGTTTAGGCACTGTTATGGAGAAGTATAAGGAAGTATTAAAATCTTTGTGTGATGAGGCCGAAAGAAAAGGAATATTCATTGTAGCAGCGGTTAACAACGATACAAATTCCAGTTATCCAGCAGACTTTCCGAATGTTTTTGGAGTTAGAAGTAAATACATTATTTATAAACATGGTTTTGTATTTAATCCTAATGGACTTCATGTGTACGCTAACGGTTTTCAACAGAAAGTTTGTTCAAAAGACGGGGCTCATTTATATGTTTCTGGTAATAGTTTTGCTGCAGCTCATTTTACGGGAATATTAGCAAATATCATCTATTCAATGGGATGCCAAAAAAGAGATTCTATTATAGAACAGCTTATAAAGGCAAGATTAGATTTAACAAAATTAGAGAATGAAGAAGATTACAACCATTTTCCAAAAATTAATAAGGGACTATTATTTCCTATTAATGAAGAAAATATAGAACGGATACGCCTACACCAGAAAGGAGATCCTGAAATCATAGGTTTTTATGATTATAGAACTTTTTACTTTGATTACTATCAAGTTAAAACACCCGATGGTAACAAGGAAGTTAGAATATATAGCAGTCTTGAAGAAGGTCTGGAGAAAGCGGATACGTTACTTATAGGTGATGTCAGTTTTATATCCTATCAGCAAAAAAAAGATTTATTGCAGAACTTAATAAAGAAGGCGATAACATTGGGGAAAAATGTACTTGTTAAAGATGCTTTTCATCCTGACGAACATAAGGAACTATATGAATTGGCGAAAAAAAAAGGGAAATTTATTAAGTCCAAGTATATTTAGAGAAATAATTTTATGATTACTATTTGGGGGCCGTATATGTATAAGATAGCATTGGAACTTACAAAAAACTGCAATTTACAATGTGAATATTGTTATCAAACACATTTACGCGAAAACATGGATATAAAGATAGCCAAAAACGCAATTGAAATAGGAGTAAGCAACGCAATTTCTTTAAGAATGGATAAAGTGTTGATCAGCTTTTTTGGTGGAGAACCGCTATTGCGGTTCAGTGAAATCTTGGAATTAACTAAGTATGCACAACTTTTAGCAGCGAACAAAGATTTAGATCTTTCTTTTGAGATAACCACAAATGGAACTTTATTAAGATCAGATATTCTAGATTTTTTCGCGGATAATCAATTCTATTTAAAGATAAGTTTAGATGGTACACCTTATTATCATGATTTAAACAGACTGACATCGGACGGAAAAGGGAGCTATGAATTAATAGCAAGAAATTTTGATTCTATTATTTCATATCAAAAAAGACTAAAAATGCCGGTTCAAATTAGTATGGTAATCACCCAAAACAATTATAAAGATCTTTTTTTAAATATAAAGCACCTGCTAACACTTGGATTCAGAATGTTTGATACTGCCTTAAATTCAGAGGATAATTGGACTATTTCAGAACTATCGGAGTTGAAAAAAGAACTTGGAAAAGTAGTGGATTATTATTTCGAGAGAGCCAAGATAGGGAAAGGGTTTGCTTGGACATTCATTGATAACGGAATTATACCTCAGATGAAAAAGAGAAAGAACTATTTTTGTGGAGCAGGGGTAACCAGTATTTTTGTTAATACTGCTGGAGAGATTTTTCCTTGTTTTGCATGTTTTCAAAATGAAGCGTTAATCGGTTCTCTAGATATGGGTTTCTTTGAAGAAAAGTTAGAACGATTTAAAAAATATAAGCGAAATCTAAATAGACAATGCACCCAGTGTGAAATAAATTCCTATTGTGCGGCCTGTGATTGCTTAATGGTTAATCTGGAGCATTCGGGAGATTATTATACTGTTCCAATGATGTTTTGCGAACTAGCAAAGCTCCGCTATGAATTAACAAATAAATTATTTCTCAACACCGAATGGAATGAGATTCTAGAGAAAGCAAAAGTAAGAAATTAGGGGGAACTTCACAGAATGAATTACTTATGGAATGAAAAAATAGAGGTACAGTATCAAGATGAGCAGTATTTATTTGTAAATCCGGATTATGGAAGTTGGTTAAGAGTTAAAAGAAACACAAAACAATTGCTTGATGATATGGTTGGCGGTATTGAACGAAATGATGTACCAGATAATGTTAGAAAAACAGTGTTTCATACGTTTTTACAATCTGGAATGATTCGCTCTGAGCGATCTGAAGAATCTCTACCCGGTAAGGACAGAATAAAATCGATATATCTAATTGTAACCAAAACATGCAATCTATCATGCAATTTTTGTTCAATGGGCTCCTTTCCGCAGAAGTTCGAACAATTGAGTACTGAGGAATTAAAGGAGAGTATTGATAAGCTCACAGCATACAATGTTGGCCGAATTGTTATTACAGGTGGAGAACCGTTTGTCAGAGAGGATATTCATGAAATAATAAATTATATAAATGAAAAACTCTTTTGTAAGATCATTGTTTGTTCTAATGGATTACTACTTACACCAGAGAAAATTCAGAAGATGAGAGGCAAAGTATCACGAATTGATATGAGCGTAGAAAATATTTTTTCAAGTAACATGAAAAATGAGTTTAAAAAGTTAGAAAGTATAACTAAACATCTTCGTGAAAATGGGATTAATCTCTCCTTATCTTATGTACTTACCAAAGGAAACTGGAAAAATGTTTTTAATTTTTTTGATTTTGTAAATCAGAATGATACGGGTATGTCTTTAAAAATAGTAGGACCTGTAGGAAATGCCAGAAAACATAAAGACTTGTTTAATTCCGAAATTTCCTTCACTGAAATATATATCAAATTATTTAATTATATTCATCAAAAAGGTTATAGTGGAAGGGCATTTCAAGACTACTTTTTCCAAAAGTTAATCCCTGCCTATAGCTGTTCAGCAAAAAATAGAATACTGAGTATTAACATAGACGGGAATGTATACTCCTGTCATTCACTCCCGTATCCCGAGTTCGTAGTGGGAAATATCCGCGATGAAGGTATGTCAAATATACTTAAATTTAGTACGGATATGGCTAGCACACCACTATATCAAAAATCTTTTGATGTGGATCAAAGAAATATTTGTAGTGATTGCCAAGCGAGATATTTCTGCCAAGGATCATGTTTCGCGGAGATATACGATAATGAAGAAAGAATAGATATGTTACCTCCTGAATGTGAAATAAAGAAAGCAATTATTCTTTTTAATCTGTGGCATTATGATCAAAGAAGGAGTTTTTTGGAGAATCTAGGACAGCTTATTAATTATTTTGAATCTACTGAGAAGTTCTCTAATGAAGTATATACCTAAAACTTTTTTCTATAAAATCAGGAGGGCATATGGACAGAGGAACAACAGAGATATCTATTTCCAATATATAGAATACCTATAAAAATAAAATCAGCTAATGTTTGTTACGAAACCGGTCTTGGATATTTTAAATTTGCTGGTATAGTTGTTTTGAAGCACAGCAAAGAAACCTCCATTGGCGTGGAGAGTTGTTGGGTGATATGGAATTAGACTTTTGTAAGGCTGGCCTTTCTTTAGGATCCATAAATGTGATGAAGCAGCTTGTTGGCGCAAGCTATCACCGCGACCTTGTAGGGCTTGCCTTCTTTCTTTTACTTGTCGTAATAAGGTTTTAGCTTGGAGCAATCACCTTGTCTGAGACTGCATTGTACGGCTAAAAACAAGGCTCTCTTCAGGCGTTTTAAGCCCCGCTTGGTAATTCGGTTGCTGGATGCTGTAAATTTCCCTGAACTAAACACATCCGAGTCCAGTCGGGTATAGACCACCAATTGTTTCGGGTTCTCAAACTGCCGAATGTCTCCAAGTTCTGCCACGAGCGTAGCTGCCAGCTTCTCTCCAACTCCGGGAATGGTACGTAGCAACTCCGCTTCCGGCAACTCTGCCGAAAGTTCCTGCATCCGCTTCTCCAAGCACTTTAGCTGTTCCTGAAAGGAAAGAAGCAAGGAGAGCATCCCCTCCAGAATGTAGACCATAGACAAAACTCACTTGGACCTGGTGCCATTCTTGCAGTGCCTCTTCCAACAAAACACCGAATTTTTTCTTCTATCCACGATTTGGCATGTGACCATCCGGCCGTCTTCCCTACAGTCTCCCGTATCCGATTTTCTTCCCCCATAAGCCACACGCCAGTACCCGCAGCGCCGTTTCGGAATACAGATCGTGAAAGATTCCCTCGAAGCCAGAAAACACCTGATCCAGCAGAGCCCGGGCTTGGTCCGTATATATAAACCGGATACAAATTCATGCTGCCTGGTGACGTGCTGAAGCTCGGTGTAGACTTTCTTCCGAAATCTGGTGGGGATGGACTTCACCCCGGTAATACATCTCAGCTAGATGCCAGGAATCCGCCGCGTCCGTCTTGACTTTGCGCAGTTTAGTTCCTCTCGCTCTCTTGAACAGCAAGGGATTGATTGACGATGTAGTACGGAATCCCCTCCTCCTGAACCAAGAGGGTTACGAACCCTTTGTAATAGTGCCCGGTCGCTTCCAGAATAACCATGGGCATTTGGTCGCTCTGTTCTGCAACAGCCCTACGCATAGACTTTATCAGTAAAGTGGACGGACATGTCTTTGAGAAATGTCTAGATACTTGTGATGAGCTGATACGGTTAAAGCAGGAATTTGCGGTGATCTCAATGTAGCAAACCCAAAAAAGGTACGGTCGTTCGTTTTATCGGCAATGAATCCAAAATAGACGACTTGAGCCAAAAGGTTGATTCTAATTTGGAAGACGCCTATATGTATCATCTTGAGAATCTACGAAAGGAGAAGTAGGTGGGCTCTAATAATGTAACTTTTGCCTATATTGAGTTTAACCGGCTGAGAAAAGGCTGGGTCTTTTGGTGTGCTCTACTGACGGTGCCCTTGTTCGTTGATATAATACCACTTGATAACGGTCTGTAAAGAACTGACTTATCGGCAGCATACAGCTATGCCTACGATACAAGCTTGACTTGCAGTAACGTGGAAAATGAAAAACGTTATGAGCTACAGTTCTAGTGGCGGTGGGTTACCTAATAAGTTGTTCATCTCTAAAGGCTAATTTTAATTGATTACTTTATCTTTTCGTTTGAAAATATAGACTGCATTCTCATCCGAAGGAGGTAAAACTAAAGATGATAAACGTTCATTTATTTCCATAGAAAACTTATCAGCGTTATAGTAAGAATCAAAATCCCCAGTATAAGTTGCACTTTTTGTCCCAATTACTATATATAGTTCAACCGAGTTTGTCTTGAAAACATGTTTTTCATATGAGTTTTTTGGAACAGGCCAAGAACAAATGACTACTTTAGGATTGTATTTGTTTAGAGCAGTTTTAGCATCAGCTTTTTCTACAAAATCGGGGTAGGTAATATAGTGTTCCCAACTGTAGTCATCTGTTGCTTTACAATTATTATTATGTTCGTTTAAAAACTTAGTTAAAGTTCCATCTCCCGCACCTATCTCAAGGCAATTATTTTCCCTAATTAAAATAGAAAGTTCTTTTATTAAATCTTTAGAGTAGAAACAGTAAATGCCGTGTTTATTAACAAGTGGCATCAACATTTTTTTGTTTATAATAAATCTCCAGAAAAATCTGAATAAACTTATGGACACCGGCTTTCTTTCAAGCCCTTTTTTAAACAGAAGTTTTTGTAATATAGTCCCATCCCAAAAATTAAACCGTACATTAAATGTAGGAGAGTTAGAAGATACAGCAAGATTTAATTGTTCCAATAAATAAATAGCAAAGCGCGCCTTAATTATATCTGGCAAAAACACCTCTATTGTTTTTTCATTGAGCCCACTTTTATAAATCTTATTTCCGGCAATTCTTGCACTAACTGTATATTTATCAATAATGGCTTTGATTAAATTTGATTTTTTCGAATTTTTAAGTGCATTGATTTCTTGTAGTACTTCTTCT includes these proteins:
- a CDS encoding aminotransferase-like domain-containing protein, which codes for MPINSFDNFPMSWKPNKSLMKQPYFTSLADQLEHDIKNGSLAPGTKLPPQRELADYLDLNFTTITRAYNLCKKKGLIYGTTGRGTFVSPHVNESITITGADLSPSCIEMGMVSGFEQYNELVAQATKSVVEKGYLNSLYGYSYPTGHPHQLAAAIRWLEQMGVHVDSSHIAIFSGAQNTLTVALISLFEPGDKIATDEYTYSNFVELAKLLHIQLVPIPGDHNGMRADLLELQCKQKKINGIYLMPSCANPTTIKISLSRKRELAEVIRRHKLILIEDEIFACMITGLDKFETIPLFSLVPEQTLYISSTSKTLCSGIRIAFLAFTENFREKILHGLFNSNIKTSSLDAEIITELILNGNAYAIVEKKRELAAKAGAIFERYFPECPPPATPYCFYRWLPILNTKPSSQVEKELEHAGIRVYHSDRFIVRNPTDKPFLRVSLSDAGSMSKLEKGLAILKEYLET
- a CDS encoding PhzF family phenazine biosynthesis protein translates to MKQYVVDAFTDKVFGGNPAAVCVMDEWLPEELMLKITAENNLSETAFAVKEGGEYRLRWFTPGGEIDLCGHATLATAYVIANYYEKNVERITFQTMSGELVVVKKDDLFEMDLPSYDLKKVDVTDEMAEAIGVIPLEAYMGRDLVCILETEEQVCNVNPDQDKVKKLDGLLLHVTAEGKDYNCVSRSFAPKCSVPEDPVCGSGHCHIIPFWADRLNQKSIVAYQASARGGVLYCDYEGPRTKLSGKAALYSIAELYI
- a CDS encoding ABC transporter ATP-binding protein: MNIRTNKESRTGTKKAIFKRIFECIKPYWRQTLFTIIILCITSLLGVLPSIIVQQIIDRALPGKDFNLLVLLVSCSLISTVISSLLSVWQSYLSTSISQNIIYNLKNKMYRHLQEMPYHFFTTVNQGEIITRMSSDLSGIQGVFNGTIVNFVSNTLILMSTFITLMLMDWKLALLGMFALPLFVFPTKKVGNIRLKLAKQTQQQLSLENQIINETLSISGFKLMKIFNQEIKESEALQTVSFNTSRLQIKEFTAGRWFVMIMTVFTSFGPLLIYLYGGFLFIQGEISIGAIVAFVTLLARLYAPVGQLSNLYVDIVRSEALFERIFEYFDMKPQTTASISLSPWNVATHDIVFNNVNFAYQMNKPVLKNISFTAYSGKVTALVGPSGSGKTTIVNLIPRLYEINSGSINIGDEDICSLNLPSLRSKIGLVTQETYLFNGTIKENLLYAKSEATDQEIITACEAAYIHQFIMSLPEGYETLVGNRGIKLSGGEKQRISIARVLLKNPPIIIMDEATSSLDTLSEYYIQKAMNYLLKEKTSIVIAHRLSTIKNASNILVIKEGSIIGEGTHDELLKKNGIYKELCEKQFGKDFAY
- a CDS encoding radical SAM protein codes for the protein MKLNLFTTNACNLNCTYCYEKNKNSLQMSEETGIKAIDHFWNKDKDGIFNINFHGGEPLLKFDLIKKIVGHVNDKCQNDPPKFTVDFSLTTNGTLISKEIGEFFKQNNFNVRLSLDGKLEAHDLHRRTYGNKGTFNKVLSGAFLLKEAKVDFTTRMTVTPENVYYLVESVEWLLNNDFLKINIVTDTFSNWNEKFEFLRQAFWKIKELYIDARNNKQVRINLFDGKFSSYILDSPPLFCNAGFGSFSISTSGLIYPCVYVVDLEEFCIGDVNTGISSLRRKECIESCLKREDSCGDCNIQGFCQARKCGFLNYLSNGYLDQPNPFLCKREQLLYSLTTEVFDRLYHRNDSQINWMIKRLKSFPHLTVNKDIKQYLS
- a CDS encoding B12-binding domain-containing radical SAM protein, coding for MDQTVRYKVALVVPLFYETQEFDDMIVEYLGFGYIASYLRKHGIMVEIIDPFVESLRLEDVVIKLIDGCYDLLGFTLMTSDHFNGMKNILNQLPVNMLDHIHILVGGYYATFQRGKLFKEEARINSLVVGEGEITISELVSKLERKQELKDIKGLIYKESGKIITNEKRPFMSAEELDRLPFPARDHIDIIIKKKGRIQVNSSRGCFGQCSFCAVHSFYADQKGKKWRGRSPENVVKEIEDLVTTYNIKYIHFSDEEFIGPGRWGRERAKQIARLLLERNLNIRFSLYCRADSVDEETFQALKKAGLNSVFLGVEFGVQSSLDFYRKGITIPQIKNAITILDRLKIRINVGYMMFEPMINLESFRENLYFCVKYTKFTLKRAISRMAIYPNSDAYVKLLPKIKMDEQLSFDNMYGDYYNYQFVDRRVDFLYKLLNKSLIVISPSKKYLKIKRETMPEDKDNLLANWTYELYRLIDSLAVRLLAETDFSNESLTVYIQAFKEELLAWDSDEKVSCLNKEHLN